In a single window of the Thermus amyloliquefaciens genome:
- a CDS encoding nucleotidyltransferase family protein, giving the protein MATSLERDREAVLTALAPHLQGKGVKLILYGSHARGEAGRGSDLDLALLGPAPLRELLPLLREALEEAPVLSRVDLVDLGEADPAFRERVLREGIVWAEF; this is encoded by the coding sequence ATGGCAACTAGCCTGGAACGGGACAGGGAGGCGGTGCTCACGGCCCTAGCGCCCCACCTCCAGGGCAAAGGGGTCAAGCTCATCCTCTACGGCTCCCATGCCCGGGGAGAAGCCGGTCGGGGCTCGGATCTGGACCTGGCCCTCCTGGGCCCTGCACCCCTAAGGGAGCTCCTTCCCCTCCTCAGGGAAGCCCTGGAGGAGGCGCCCGTGCTCAGCCGGGTGGATCTGGTGGACCTGGGGGAAGCCGACCCTGCCTTCCGGGAAAGGGTTCTACGGGAGGGAATCGTATGGGCCGAGTTCTAG
- a CDS encoding nucleotidyltransferase substrate binding protein: MGRVLERLALTMADDRNLTVHTYNEALAQAIFARLGGYAQLMGKVLGRMSDEGHPL; this comes from the coding sequence ATGGGCCGAGTTCTAGAACGCCTGGCCCTAACCATGGCCGACGACCGCAACCTCACGGTGCACACCTACAACGAAGCCCTGGCCCAGGCCATCTTCGCCCGGCTTGGCGGCTACGCCCAGCTCATGGGCAAGGTTCTCGGGAGGATGTCAGATGAAGGCCATCCGCTATAG
- a CDS encoding DUF1517 domain-containing protein — protein MRPFLWALLLALALAFAQKSGGGVGGRPYVPSPPPMSPGPAPVFPAPAPAYPSYPGPVVVYPGGGGGSLGIVPLLAFLGLVLVAAYMVQGLRQAGSPGQRGPTASVARLRLALLARPQVQRALRHLAEGAETTSAKGLADLVDEAALLLLREEPAWRFGDYQVAGGSEEEALARFDAWMLEERSKYQETFRHFEGKKEVTEGYQAQVEPGGRYLVVSLLLADRRLLPPRSPLTRSRAREALMDLAGSSPYTLLGAYLSWTPEREGEALTEEELLLLYPGLEKL, from the coding sequence ATGCGCCCCTTTCTCTGGGCCCTTCTCCTGGCGCTGGCCCTGGCCTTTGCCCAGAAAAGCGGGGGTGGGGTGGGTGGACGCCCCTACGTCCCAAGCCCACCCCCCATGAGCCCTGGCCCAGCCCCCGTCTTCCCCGCCCCGGCACCCGCGTACCCCTCCTACCCGGGCCCGGTGGTGGTCTACCCCGGAGGGGGTGGGGGAAGCCTGGGCATTGTACCCCTTTTGGCCTTCCTCGGCCTGGTCCTGGTGGCCGCCTACATGGTGCAGGGCCTCCGCCAAGCGGGAAGCCCCGGGCAAAGGGGCCCCACCGCCAGCGTGGCCAGGTTACGCCTGGCCCTCCTGGCCCGCCCCCAGGTGCAACGGGCCCTCCGCCACCTGGCCGAGGGGGCGGAGACCACCTCCGCCAAGGGCCTGGCGGACCTGGTGGACGAGGCGGCGCTTCTCCTCCTCCGGGAGGAGCCCGCCTGGCGCTTTGGCGACTACCAGGTGGCGGGGGGCTCCGAGGAGGAGGCCCTGGCCCGGTTTGACGCCTGGATGCTGGAGGAAAGGAGCAAGTACCAGGAAACCTTCCGCCACTTTGAGGGGAAAAAGGAGGTGACCGAGGGGTACCAGGCCCAGGTGGAGCCCGGGGGACGCTACCTGGTGGTAAGCCTCCTTCTGGCCGACCGCAGGCTCCTTCCCCCCCGCTCCCCCCTGACCCGGTCCCGGGCCCGGGAGGCCCTCATGGACCTGGCTGGCTCCAGCCCCTACACCCTCCTGGGGGCGTACCTCTCCTGGACCCCAGAAAGGGAAGGCGAGGCCCTAACGGAAGAGGAGCTCCTCCTCCTCTACCCGGGGCTGGAGAAGCTCTAG
- the bshA gene encoding N-acetyl-alpha-D-glucosaminyl L-malate synthase BshA encodes MRVLRLGLVAYPGLGGSGIVATELAHRLAQMGHRVYLFATERPFRLPKDSPVVYIPVDLPFYPVFPGPLYTLSLAGVLEREAKGLGLDLVHTHYAIPHAPAAYLALGEELPLVHTLHGTDVSVLGMDPAFHGPTRKALQRAKATTAVSRALAQEAQKAFGVNPVVIHNAVDPDRFYPRPERKRLYADEGEWLLVHASNFRPIKRVPDIVRAFAKVRRKVKARLLLLGKGPEEGEARRVAAELGVERWVSFHPPTPHPEEVLGAADLFLLASEEESFGQAALEALASGVPVVATAVGGVPELVRPEVGRLVELGDLEGFAQAVLDLLAHPALPRMRKVAREYAMAYFHPERITQAYLEVYQKALGNPL; translated from the coding sequence GTGCGGGTGCTGAGGCTCGGCCTGGTGGCCTACCCCGGCCTCGGGGGTAGCGGCATCGTGGCCACGGAGCTGGCCCACCGCCTGGCCCAGATGGGCCACCGGGTCTACCTTTTCGCCACGGAAAGGCCCTTCCGCCTCCCCAAGGACAGCCCCGTGGTCTACATCCCCGTGGACCTCCCCTTTTACCCCGTCTTCCCCGGCCCCCTCTACACCCTTTCCCTGGCCGGGGTGCTGGAACGGGAGGCCAAGGGGCTAGGGCTGGACCTGGTCCACACCCACTACGCCATTCCCCACGCCCCCGCCGCCTACCTGGCCCTGGGGGAGGAACTCCCCCTGGTCCACACCCTTCACGGCACGGACGTGTCGGTCCTGGGGATGGACCCCGCCTTCCACGGCCCCACCCGGAAGGCCCTGCAAAGGGCTAAGGCCACCACCGCGGTCAGCCGGGCCCTGGCCCAGGAGGCCCAGAAGGCCTTTGGGGTTAACCCCGTGGTGATCCACAACGCCGTGGACCCGGACCGCTTCTACCCCAGGCCGGAGCGCAAGAGGCTTTATGCGGACGAGGGGGAGTGGCTTTTGGTGCACGCCTCCAACTTCCGCCCCATCAAGAGGGTGCCGGACATCGTGCGGGCCTTCGCCAAGGTGCGGAGGAAGGTAAAGGCCAGGCTTCTCCTCCTGGGCAAGGGCCCGGAGGAGGGGGAGGCGAGGCGGGTGGCCGCGGAGCTGGGGGTGGAGCGCTGGGTCAGCTTCCACCCCCCCACGCCCCACCCCGAGGAGGTCCTGGGAGCCGCGGACCTTTTTCTCTTGGCCTCGGAGGAGGAATCCTTCGGGCAGGCGGCCCTCGAGGCCCTGGCCAGCGGGGTCCCCGTGGTGGCCACCGCCGTGGGCGGGGTTCCTGAGCTGGTGCGGCCCGAGGTGGGGCGCCTGGTAGAGTTGGGGGACCTGGAAGGCTTCGCCCAGGCGGTGCTGGACCTCCTGGCCCATCCCGCACTCCCCAGGATGCGCAAGGTGGCCCGGGAATACGCCATGGCCTATTTCCACCCTGAAAGGATCACCCAGGCCTACCTGGAGGTGTACCAGAAGGCCCTGGGGAACCCCCTTTAA
- a CDS encoding class I SAM-dependent methyltransferase, whose translation MPRDWDAFYRESEGERSPAFTVRAYGPLVPPGPVLDLAGGLGRNAHYFLQRGHPVVLVERSLEALRRLRGRSGLTPVGLDLEAPQALAHLPKGPFAAVLMSYYVNRPLLKALPPLVAPGGLVLVEGFSRREAIRRGRPHSPFYWEPYELLTPPPGLALRAFGEGWMGAYRVFAVYQKPKPPRGT comes from the coding sequence ATGCCTAGGGATTGGGACGCCTTCTACCGGGAAAGCGAAGGGGAGCGGTCTCCCGCCTTCACGGTGCGGGCCTACGGGCCCCTCGTCCCCCCTGGGCCCGTGCTGGACCTGGCGGGGGGCCTGGGACGGAACGCCCACTACTTCCTGCAAAGGGGCCACCCCGTGGTCCTGGTGGAAAGGAGCCTCGAGGCCCTGCGAAGGCTTAGGGGCAGGAGCGGCCTGACCCCCGTGGGGCTGGACCTCGAGGCTCCCCAGGCCCTGGCCCACCTGCCCAAGGGCCCCTTCGCCGCCGTCCTCATGAGCTATTACGTGAACCGCCCTCTCCTTAAGGCCCTCCCTCCCCTGGTGGCTCCGGGAGGGCTGGTCCTGGTGGAGGGCTTTAGCCGCCGGGAAGCCATCCGCCGGGGCCGCCCCCATAGCCCCTTCTACTGGGAACCCTATGAACTCCTCACCCCTCCCCCAGGCCTGGCCCTAAGGGCCTTCGGGGAGGGGTGGATGGGGGCCTACCGGGTCTTCGCCGTTTACCAGAAGCCCAAGCCCCCACGGGGGACCTAA
- the lon gene encoding endopeptidase La — translation MLPETLPVCPVRGSVIYPTMVMPIDAGRPISIRAIDQALARERVLLIVSQKDKEVENPRPSDLYEVGTACNILKMRKNPDGSVQVLVQAFARVRVREWLDLGDHLEAKGEVLSDEPADPTLVKALVREVKDKFQALLKEGKYLAPEVAQFVLNLEDPSQLADYIAFHMDFRLEDKQRVLETANVAERLKRVLVLLEAELELIETQRRIQQQVKEEIDRNQREYFLREQMKAIQRELHGEEGAEEVEEFRKRVEELNLPPVVRQEVERELNRFARMHPDSAEASVIRTYLDWIVNLPWNTRTEDNLDLSRAKEILERDHYGLEKVKDRVLEFLAVRKLKAERAKRGEIPEEEVNKGPILLFVGPPGVGKTSIAKSIAEALGRKYVRISLGGVRDESDIRGHRRTYIGAMPGRIIQGLRQAGTKNPVFLLDEVDKLGISYQGDPAAALLEVLDPAQNKEFVDHYLGVPFDLSEVMFICTANFPQNIPAPLWDRMEAIEFTSYIEQEKLEIAKRYLLPRQMRETGLLEGQVVVTEAALMRLITHYTREAGVRQLEREIGSLLRKAARQILEEGKKRVRITERDLERYLGPPRFLPETEAREPQVGVATGMYYTPVGGDIMFVEVSVMPGKGNLILTGQLGDVMKESARAALSYAKRNAERFGIPLKRFEESDIHIHVPAGAIPKEGPSAGVALVSALVSALTEVPVRHDIAMTGEITLTGRVLPIGGVKEKVLGARRAGIREVILPKQNEADLGDIPKPLRQNMTFHFVEHLDQVLDLALVGGLKALEERAQRPKAKGVRGRAKKEVVAHA, via the coding sequence ATGCTGCCAGAAACCCTGCCCGTCTGCCCGGTGAGGGGCTCCGTCATCTACCCCACCATGGTGATGCCCATCGATGCCGGCCGGCCCATCTCCATCCGGGCCATCGACCAGGCCTTGGCCCGGGAACGGGTGCTCCTCATCGTGAGCCAGAAGGATAAGGAGGTGGAAAACCCCAGACCTTCCGACCTCTACGAGGTGGGCACCGCCTGCAACATCCTGAAGATGCGCAAGAACCCGGACGGCTCCGTCCAGGTGTTGGTGCAGGCCTTCGCCCGGGTGCGGGTGCGGGAATGGCTGGACCTGGGGGACCACCTCGAGGCCAAGGGGGAGGTCCTCTCCGATGAGCCCGCTGACCCCACCTTGGTCAAGGCCCTGGTGCGGGAGGTGAAGGACAAGTTCCAGGCCCTTTTGAAGGAGGGCAAGTACCTGGCCCCCGAGGTGGCCCAGTTCGTCCTCAACCTGGAGGACCCGAGCCAGCTGGCCGATTACATCGCCTTCCACATGGACTTCCGCCTGGAGGATAAACAGCGGGTCTTGGAAACCGCCAACGTGGCGGAGCGGCTCAAGCGGGTATTGGTGCTCCTCGAGGCGGAGCTGGAGCTCATCGAAACGCAAAGGCGCATCCAGCAACAGGTCAAGGAGGAGATTGACCGCAACCAGCGGGAGTACTTCCTGCGGGAGCAGATGAAGGCCATCCAGCGCGAGCTCCATGGGGAGGAGGGCGCCGAGGAGGTGGAGGAGTTCCGCAAGCGGGTGGAGGAGCTGAACCTCCCCCCCGTGGTGCGCCAGGAGGTGGAGCGGGAGCTCAACCGCTTTGCCCGCATGCACCCCGACTCCGCCGAGGCCAGCGTCATCCGCACCTATCTGGACTGGATCGTGAACCTCCCCTGGAACACCCGCACCGAGGACAACCTGGACCTCTCCCGGGCCAAGGAGATCCTGGAAAGGGACCACTACGGCCTGGAGAAGGTCAAGGACCGGGTGCTGGAGTTTTTGGCGGTGCGCAAGCTGAAGGCGGAGAGGGCCAAACGCGGGGAGATCCCCGAGGAGGAGGTGAACAAGGGCCCCATCCTCCTCTTCGTGGGGCCCCCCGGGGTGGGCAAGACCTCCATCGCCAAGAGCATCGCCGAGGCCCTGGGCCGCAAGTACGTGCGCATCTCCTTGGGGGGCGTGCGGGACGAGTCCGACATCCGGGGCCACCGCCGCACCTACATCGGGGCCATGCCGGGTCGCATCATCCAGGGCCTGCGCCAGGCGGGCACCAAGAACCCCGTCTTCCTCCTGGACGAGGTGGACAAGCTGGGCATCTCCTACCAAGGGGACCCGGCGGCAGCCCTTCTAGAGGTTCTGGACCCCGCCCAGAACAAGGAGTTCGTGGACCACTACCTGGGGGTGCCCTTTGACCTTTCCGAGGTGATGTTCATCTGCACCGCCAACTTCCCCCAGAACATCCCCGCGCCCCTTTGGGACCGGATGGAGGCCATTGAGTTCACCAGCTACATCGAGCAGGAGAAGCTGGAGATCGCCAAGCGCTACCTCCTCCCCCGGCAGATGCGGGAGACCGGCCTCCTGGAGGGCCAGGTGGTGGTCACCGAGGCGGCCCTTATGCGCCTCATCACCCATTACACCCGCGAGGCCGGGGTGCGGCAGCTGGAAAGGGAGATCGGCTCCCTCCTGCGCAAGGCCGCCCGGCAGATCCTGGAGGAGGGGAAAAAGCGGGTGCGCATCACGGAAAGGGACCTGGAGCGTTACTTGGGCCCCCCCCGCTTCCTGCCGGAGACCGAGGCCCGGGAGCCCCAGGTGGGGGTGGCCACGGGGATGTACTACACCCCCGTGGGCGGGGACATCATGTTCGTGGAGGTCTCGGTGATGCCGGGCAAGGGCAACCTGATCCTCACCGGGCAGCTTGGGGATGTGATGAAGGAGTCCGCCCGGGCGGCGCTCTCCTATGCCAAGCGCAACGCCGAGCGCTTCGGCATCCCCTTGAAGCGCTTTGAGGAATCCGACATCCACATCCATGTGCCGGCGGGGGCCATCCCCAAGGAGGGCCCCAGCGCCGGGGTGGCCTTGGTGAGCGCCTTGGTGAGCGCCCTCACGGAGGTGCCCGTCCGCCACGACATCGCCATGACCGGGGAGATCACCCTCACGGGCAGGGTGCTTCCCATTGGCGGGGTGAAGGAGAAGGTGCTTGGGGCCAGGCGGGCCGGGATAAGGGAGGTGATCCTTCCCAAGCAAAACGAGGCCGATCTCGGGGATATCCCCAAGCCCCTGCGGCAGAACATGACCTTCCACTTCGTGGAGCATCTGGACCAGGTGCTGGACCTGGCCTTGGTGGGGGGGCTTAAGGCCCTGGAGGAACGGGCCCAGCGGCCTAAGGCCAAGGGGGTGAGGGGGCGGGCCAAGAAGGAGGTGGTGGCCCACGCCTAG
- a CDS encoding alpha/beta hydrolase — protein sequence MVRVSKRTVTFFPPPRAKALVGDFTDWERNPIPLTGPVTLEFPEGAYVEYAFLDELGRPFPDPENPERADNPWWTYPRAVRLPGHRLEAPPEPREEPKVERHRLGQRRYYVAEAGANPKATLVAQDGVAFYRTAGLHKVAQALVEAGEIPPVRLVFVEPIDRNQEYRFSESYEEEFHRVLGEVERLRGPLGEILLVGASLGGLFSLWQALRHPDRFPKVLALSPALKAHPGGTDAYRDREWLLEQYAHAQDLPRIYLEVGLLEWLLAPARRFAALLADRKVPHAYRERASGHNWVTWKQALAPGLRYLLGEA from the coding sequence GTGGTACGGGTTTCTAAGCGCACCGTCACCTTCTTTCCCCCTCCCCGGGCCAAGGCGTTGGTGGGGGACTTCACCGACTGGGAAAGGAACCCCATCCCCCTCACCGGCCCCGTCACCCTGGAGTTCCCGGAGGGGGCTTACGTGGAATACGCCTTCCTGGACGAGCTGGGTAGGCCCTTCCCCGACCCCGAAAACCCGGAGCGGGCGGACAACCCCTGGTGGACCTACCCCCGGGCCGTCCGGCTTCCCGGGCACCGGTTGGAAGCGCCCCCCGAGCCCCGGGAGGAGCCCAAAGTGGAGCGCCACCGCCTGGGGCAACGGCGCTACTACGTGGCGGAAGCCGGGGCAAACCCCAAGGCCACCCTGGTGGCCCAGGACGGGGTGGCCTTCTACCGCACCGCGGGCCTGCACAAGGTGGCCCAAGCCCTGGTGGAGGCGGGCGAGATCCCCCCGGTGCGCCTGGTCTTTGTGGAACCCATAGACCGGAACCAGGAGTACCGCTTTTCGGAAAGCTACGAAGAGGAGTTTCACCGGGTCCTGGGGGAGGTGGAGCGCCTCCGGGGCCCTTTGGGGGAGATCCTCCTGGTGGGGGCCTCCCTGGGGGGGCTTTTCTCCTTGTGGCAGGCCTTGCGCCACCCGGACCGCTTCCCAAAGGTCCTCGCCCTCTCCCCGGCCCTAAAGGCCCACCCAGGGGGCACGGACGCCTACCGGGACCGGGAGTGGCTTTTGGAGCAGTACGCCCACGCCCAGGACCTGCCCCGCATCTACCTGGAGGTGGGGCTTTTGGAGTGGCTCCTGGCCCCAGCCCGCCGCTTCGCCGCCCTCCTGGCGGACCGCAAGGTGCCCCACGCCTACCGGGAAAGGGCCTCGGGGCACAACTGGGTCACGTGGAAGCAAGCCCTGGCCCCGGGGCTTCGCTACCTCCTGGGGGAAGCATGA
- a CDS encoding TerC family protein → MNPETLLVLLSVAALEALLSGDNALVLAVMVKPLPAHLRRKALFYGVLGAYLLRGLALLFAVYLIRLWWVQVLGGLYLLYLMVQHFRDHPEARPLPEATAREFWRVVLLINLVDLAFAVDSILAVVAFSRELLLVFVGVALGILFIRLAASYVVTVMERYPGLEKVAYALVGWAGVKLLLEGKATLAELLHRPDLAWHMPKPLFWGVTLLILLGGSLLALRKHA, encoded by the coding sequence ATGAATCCGGAAACCCTTTTGGTGCTCCTTTCCGTGGCGGCCCTCGAGGCCCTCCTCTCCGGGGACAACGCCCTGGTCCTGGCGGTGATGGTCAAACCCCTGCCTGCCCACCTGCGCCGCAAGGCCCTCTTCTACGGGGTCCTGGGGGCCTACCTCCTGCGGGGCCTCGCCCTTCTCTTCGCCGTGTACCTGATCCGGCTATGGTGGGTGCAGGTGTTGGGGGGGCTTTACCTCCTCTACCTCATGGTGCAGCACTTCCGGGACCACCCGGAGGCCAGGCCCTTGCCCGAGGCCACCGCCCGGGAGTTCTGGCGGGTGGTGCTCCTCATCAACCTGGTGGACCTGGCCTTTGCCGTGGACTCCATCCTGGCGGTGGTGGCCTTCTCCAGAGAACTCCTCCTGGTCTTCGTGGGCGTGGCCCTGGGCATCCTCTTCATCCGCCTGGCCGCCAGCTATGTGGTCACGGTGATGGAACGGTACCCGGGCCTGGAGAAGGTGGCCTACGCTTTGGTGGGCTGGGCGGGGGTTAAGCTCCTCCTGGAGGGAAAGGCCACCTTGGCCGAGCTATTGCACCGTCCGGACCTGGCCTGGCACATGCCCAAGCCGCTCTTCTGGGGCGTAACCCTCCTCATCCTCCTGGGGGGAAGCCTTCTGGCCCTCCGGAAACATGCCTAG
- a CDS encoding (Fe-S)-binding protein: protein MLTLPEKILFILLLAGSLYYAYTGFRRVYLAIRRGRPEDRFDRLPERVGRAIWLTLTQRTVFKRRPLVSLLHAFVFYGFVYYLLVNLVDLLEGYFPLHTQGGVWNAYNLVADLLTAAILVGILGLMLRRYLLAPHDFTWNPKVPLHERVRQGIPRDSAIVGAFITFHVGSRLLSKAAGLAQGEPDPFQPVASLLAGLLSGLAPSSLVVLEHVFWWGALGSILLFLPYFPRSKHIHLMMGPINLAFRQEKPGALEPLDFEKEEKFGAEKLEDLSWKRLLDAYACIMCNRCQEACPAYTTGKALSPAAIVISERYELNEILSAFAHGQESPRPLMDFALNEEALWACTTCMACVEVCPVGNEPMLHVLDVRRAKVLMEGAFPQELNNAFRGMERSGNPWGIGQDKRLDWAEGLNVPTVEEKPHPEVLYWVGCAASYDPRAQKIARSMVEILNAAGVDWAVLGRREKCTGDAARRAGNEYLFFQLATENVETLNQVAPKTIVTTCPHCFHTIGNEYKAFGGEYRVVHHSEFIAELLQSGKLQVSEKTRQVVFHDPCYLGRHNGVYDPPRDVLKEVGFQLVEPPRNREGSFCCGAGGAQFWKEEEPGAMRVSENRYRELKGTGAEVIATGCPFCMAMMNVEVAQDERPPEVLDIAELVARGLRA, encoded by the coding sequence ATGCTTACGCTACCGGAGAAAATCCTCTTTATCCTGCTCCTGGCGGGCAGCCTTTACTATGCCTATACCGGCTTTCGCCGGGTGTATCTGGCCATCCGCCGGGGGCGTCCTGAGGACCGGTTTGACCGCCTGCCCGAGCGTGTGGGGAGGGCCATCTGGCTAACCCTTACCCAGCGGACGGTCTTCAAGAGGCGGCCCTTGGTTTCCCTCCTCCACGCCTTTGTCTTTTACGGGTTCGTGTACTACCTCCTGGTCAACCTGGTGGACCTCTTGGAGGGGTACTTCCCCCTGCACACCCAAGGAGGGGTCTGGAACGCCTATAACCTCGTAGCCGACCTCCTCACCGCGGCCATCCTGGTGGGCATCCTGGGCCTGATGCTCCGCCGCTACCTGCTGGCCCCGCACGACTTCACCTGGAACCCCAAGGTGCCTCTCCACGAGCGGGTGCGCCAGGGCATCCCCAGGGACTCGGCCATCGTGGGGGCCTTCATCACCTTCCACGTGGGAAGCCGCCTCCTCTCCAAGGCGGCAGGCCTGGCCCAGGGGGAGCCCGATCCCTTCCAACCGGTGGCCAGTCTCCTGGCGGGCCTCCTTTCCGGGCTTGCCCCCTCCAGCCTGGTGGTCTTGGAGCACGTCTTCTGGTGGGGCGCCCTGGGCTCCATCCTGCTCTTCCTTCCCTACTTCCCCCGTTCCAAGCACATCCACCTGATGATGGGCCCCATCAACCTGGCCTTCCGCCAGGAAAAGCCCGGGGCCCTCGAGCCCCTGGACTTTGAGAAGGAGGAGAAGTTCGGGGCGGAGAAGCTGGAGGACCTTTCCTGGAAACGGCTCTTGGACGCCTACGCCTGCATCATGTGCAACCGGTGTCAGGAGGCCTGCCCTGCCTACACCACGGGCAAGGCCCTTTCCCCGGCGGCCATCGTCATTTCCGAACGCTACGAGCTGAACGAGATTCTCTCCGCATTCGCCCACGGGCAGGAGAGCCCCAGGCCCCTCATGGACTTCGCCCTGAACGAGGAGGCCCTTTGGGCCTGCACCACCTGCATGGCCTGCGTGGAGGTCTGCCCGGTGGGCAACGAGCCCATGCTTCACGTCCTGGATGTGCGCCGGGCCAAGGTGCTCATGGAGGGCGCCTTCCCCCAGGAGCTTAACAACGCCTTCCGCGGCATGGAGCGCTCCGGCAATCCCTGGGGCATCGGCCAGGACAAGCGCCTGGACTGGGCCGAGGGGCTTAACGTGCCCACCGTGGAGGAAAAGCCCCACCCCGAGGTCCTCTACTGGGTGGGGTGTGCGGCCAGCTACGACCCCAGGGCCCAGAAGATCGCAAGGAGCATGGTGGAGATCCTGAACGCCGCCGGGGTGGACTGGGCGGTTTTGGGCCGAAGGGAGAAGTGCACCGGGGACGCGGCCAGGAGGGCAGGGAACGAGTACCTCTTCTTCCAGCTGGCCACGGAGAACGTGGAAACCCTAAACCAGGTGGCCCCCAAGACCATCGTGACCACCTGTCCCCACTGCTTCCACACCATCGGCAACGAGTACAAGGCCTTTGGCGGGGAGTACCGGGTGGTGCACCATTCGGAGTTCATCGCCGAGCTTCTGCAAAGCGGCAAGCTCCAGGTGTCCGAAAAGACCAGGCAGGTGGTCTTCCACGACCCCTGCTACCTGGGCCGGCACAACGGGGTGTACGACCCTCCCAGGGACGTGCTTAAGGAGGTGGGTTTCCAGCTGGTGGAACCGCCCAGGAACCGGGAAGGGAGCTTCTGCTGCGGGGCGGGTGGGGCCCAGTTCTGGAAGGAGGAGGAACCCGGGGCCATGCGGGTTTCCGAGAACCGCTACCGGGAACTCAAGGGCACCGGGGCCGAGGTCATCGCCACCGGGTGCCCCTTCTGCATGGCCATGATGAACGTGGAGGTGGCCCAGGACGAGAGGCCCCCGGAGGTTTTGGACATCGCCGAGCTGGTGGCCCGGGGCCTTAGGGCTTAG